A genomic segment from Corythoichthys intestinalis isolate RoL2023-P3 chromosome 2, ASM3026506v1, whole genome shotgun sequence encodes:
- the LOC130929550 gene encoding intermediate filament protein ON3-like, with translation MSKGRDYSSQSYTLGGSATAVRSYPGNNAHSAGKFREKDDMVGLNDKFVRLIEKVKYQEDENKKLETKLKILKDQEAYQSKIGAVVKQLEEALNEQVEKLLTDQAKLEGELLHNQEEAENSKKRYEEELLKKAELENEFIITKKDADEGHLEAVHLALDLEDLIGQLDFLRVGYDEEIKELESQIQNETVIIRENSKRSLDMNEIVENVKSQYANIASRTREEAEHWNQKKMDVMILKVGQHEQEVRDIRREISDMGRLIQRLNGDLDALKRKEESLEKDINDTIVEGDENLERARKDISQLKEALRRTKHDLACQIREQQELMDLKLALDIEIATYHKLLEGEEQRMDELMRNSGANSFELSFQSDQQFCAEDKHFF, from the exons ATGTCCAAAGGCAGAGATTACAGCAGCCAGTCGTACACGCTCGGAGGCAGCGCAACAGCCGTCAGAAGCTACCCGGGTAACAACGCACACTCGGCGGGCAAGTTCAGGGAGAAGGACGACATGGTGGGACTCAATGACAAGTTTGTAAGACTGATTGAAAAG GTGAAATACCAGGAGGATGAAAACAAAAAGTTGGAAACAAAGTTGAAGATCCTCAAAGATCAGGAGGCATATCAGAGCAAGATTGGGGCCGTGGTTAAACAACTAGAGGAGGCCCTGAACGAACAGGTTGAGAAGTTACTCACTGACCAGGCCAAACTTGAGGGTGAGCTGCTTCATAACCAGGAGGAGGCAGAGAACAGCAAGAAGAG GTATGAGGAGGAGTTGCTTAAGAAAGCAGAACTGGAGAATGAATTTATTATCACCAAAAAG GATGCAGATGAAGGTCACTTGGAAGCTGTACATTTGGCTCTGGACTTGGAAGATCTCATAGGCCAACTGGATTTCCTCAGAGTTGGCTACGATGAG GAGATAAAAGAGCTGGAATCTCAAATCCAAAATGAGACCGTGATTATACGAGAGAACAGCAAGCGGTCTCTAGACATGAATGAGATTGTCGAAAATGTCAAGAGTCAGTATGCCAACATTGCTTCTCGGACCAGGGAGGAAGCAGAGCACTGGAACCAGAAAAAG ATGGATGTCATGATTTTAAAAGTGGGCCAGCATGAGCAAGAAGTCAGGGATATACGCAGGGAGATCTCTGACATGGGGCGCCTCATTCAGAGGTTGAATGGAGACCTGGATGCTCTCAAAAGGAAG GAAGAGTCTCTGGAGAAAGACATCAATGACACAATTGTTGAAGGTGACGAAAACTTGGAAAGGGCCCGCAAGGACATCAGCCAGCTGAAGGAGGCCTTGAGGCGCACCAAGCATGACTTGGCCTGCCAGATCCGGGAACAACAAGAGCTGATGGACCTCAAGCTGGCCCTGGATATTGAGATCGCGACCTATCATAAGCTGCTGGAGGGCGAGGAGCAGAG AATGGATGAACTCATGCGTAACTCAGGTGCGAATTCCTTTGAACTGAGTTTCCAAAGTGACCAACAGTTCTGTGCAGaagacaaacactttttttga
- the gpbar1 gene encoding G-protein coupled bile acid receptor 1: MDCADPGALLSQEHLIYAITVPLSASIILANLIIILGILCNRQLHNTPNYFFLSLLVADLCTGVALPFIPLMGLNRELSFSSCLVAHVFPNFLFLAFLLNLVMVHYERYICIVKPLHYSNLWMHRSFPLALLLVWAPPLLYASLPAFGWNNWTAPDWNSCCHGQKLTLLSNCSANVTMCCSYRRVFPNAFIYLEVYGLVLPAILTIAAMTGRVLWITRGQLKDICRLHRSVERGQASDREQRLNVRYTRCVVAVSLTFLACWVPYLIYMHVCIAFLISDAKGNATTHIVLSCTGIGSMAVVPLVLGLANRQYTEPAYKLHQKLRDRLRWRMERSGEYSVRENVNENVV; encoded by the coding sequence ATGGACTGCGCTGACCCTGGTGCTCTGCTCAGCCAGGAACATCTCATCTACGCCATAACTGTCCCGCTGTCTGCCTCCATTATACTGGCCAACCTCATCATCATCTTGGGCATCTTGTGTAACCGCCAACTCCATAATACGCCCAACTACTTTTTCCTCAGTCTGTTAGTAGCAGATCTATGCACAGGCGTGGCGCTACCGTTCATTCCTCTGATGGGACTTAACCGCGAGTTGAGCTTTAGTTCTTGCCTCGTGGCGCACGTTTTCCCTAATTTCCTTTTCCTGGCGTTTCTCCTTAATTTGGTGATGGTACACTATGAGCGATACATTTGTATTGTGAAACCACTGCATTACAGCAACTTGTGGATGCATCGAAGTTTTCCCCTGGCACTGCTGTTGGTGTGGGCACCGCCGCTTCTGTACGCGTCTCTGCCTGCGTTTGGCTGGAACAACTGGACTGCCCCCGATTGGAACAGCTGTTGTCATGGCCAAAAGTTGACCCTTTTGTCAAATTGTTCAGCCAACGTCACCATGTGCTGTTCGTACAGACGCGTGTTCCCCAACGCTTTCATCTACCTGGAGGTCTACGGTCTCGTCCTACCTGCCATTCTCACCATCGCTGCCATGACAGGACGTGTCCTGTGGATCACGCGGGGTCAGTTGAAAGATATCTGCCGGCTCCACCGTTCTGTAGAACGTGGCCAGGCCTCGGACCGGGAGCAACGGCTGAACGTACGCTACACTCGCTGCGTGGTGGCTGTGTCTTTGACTTTTCTGGCGTGCTGGGTTCCCTACCTCATCTACATGCACGTGTGCATTGCCTTCTTGATCAGCGACGCCAAGGGGAACGCCACCACGCACATCGTACTCTCGTGTACTGGCATCGGCAGTATGGCTGTAGTTCCGCTTGTGTTGGGCCTCGCCAACCGGCAGTACACAGAACCAGCGTACAAGTTGCACCAGAAACTCCGAGACAGGTTGAGGTGGAGGATGGAGAGATCTGGAGAGTATTCAGTCAGAGAAAATGTCAACGAGAACGTAGTGTAG